From one Parambassis ranga chromosome 5, fParRan2.1, whole genome shotgun sequence genomic stretch:
- the uba3 gene encoding NEDD8-activating enzyme E1 catalytic subunit isoform X1: MAEPDEPGKKRSRVVELTEKMMVDGVTCEWAGRWNHITKFLERPGPFTHPDFEASTQSLKFLLETCKILVIGAGGLGCELLKDLALSGFRNIHVVDMDTIDVSNLNRQFLFRPKDVGQPKAKVASDYINSRVPGCCVVPHFKKIQDLDETFYRQFHIVVCGLDSIVARRWMNGMLLSLLVYEDGIINPGSIIPLIDGGTEGFKGNARVILPGMTACIDCTLELYPPQINFPMCTIATMPRLPEHCIEYVRMLLWPKETPFGDGVALDGDDPEHIQWVYQRSLERAAEFNITGVTYRLTQGVVKRIIPAVASTNAVIAAACATEVFKIASSAYVPLNNYMVFNDVDGLYTYTFEAEQKENCSACSQIPLDLHFSPSSKLQEVLDYLTESASLQMKSPAITATVKGKNKTLYLQSVASIEQRTRPNLSKTLKELELTDGQEVAVADVTTPQTMLFRLCFTS, encoded by the exons ATGGCGGAGCCGGATGAGCC GGGGAAGAAAAGAAGCAGAGTAGTGGAGCTGACTGAGAA GATGATGGTGGATGGAGTCACCTGTGAGTGGGCGGGTCGATGGAACCATATCACAAAGTTTCTGGAAAGGCCAGGGCCATTCACACATCCGGATTTTGAAGCCAGCACACag TCTTTAAAGTTTCTGTTAGAAACCTGCAAAATCCTGGTCATTGGTGCAGGAGGTCTGGGATGTGAGCTGCTAAAGGACCTG GCTTTGTCTGGCTTTCGCAACATCCATGTTGTTGACATGGACACCATTGATGTTTCCAACCTGAATCGACAGTTCCTTTTCAG GCCAAAAGATGTAGGTCAACCCAAGGCTAAAGTTGCATCTGATTACATCAACAGCCGTGTACCTGGTTGCTGTGTGGTCCC ACATTTTAAGAAAATCCAAGACTTGGATGAAACATTCTACAGAC AATTCCATATAGTTGTCTGTGGACTTGACTCAATAGTGGCTAGGAGGTGGATGAATGGTATGCTG TTGTCTTTGCTAGTGTATGAGGACGGCATTATAAATCCAGGCTCCATCATTCCTCTCATTGATGGTGGTACTGAGGGCTTTAAAGGCAATGCCAGAGTTATTCTACCTGGCATGACAGCTTGCATTGACTGTACACTTGAGCTTTATCCTCCACAG ATTAACTTCCCCATGTGCACAATAGCCACAATGCCTCGTCTGCCAGAACACTGCATTGAGTATGTACGAATGCTGCTGTGGCCCAAAGAGACACCTTTTGGAG ATGGTGTGGCCCTGGATGGAGATGACCCAGAGCACATCCAGTGGGTATACCAGAGATCTCTGGAGAGGGCAGCAGAGTTCAACATAACAGGAGTCACATACAGACTAACACAGG GTGTTGTAAAGAGAATAATCCCCGCTGTAGCATCTACTAATGCTGTCATTGCTG CTGCCTGCGCAACAGAAGTCTTCAAAATAGCATCAAG TGCCTATGTACCTCTCAATAACTACATGGTCTTCAATGATGTTGATGGCCTGTACACCTACACCTTTGAAGCAGAACAGAAG gaAAACTGTTCAGCCTGCAGCCAAATACCTCTGGACCTGCACTTTTCTCCATCTTCCAAACTCCAGGAGGTGTTGGACTATCTGACTGAGAGTGCCTCTCT ACAAATGAAATCACCTGCTATAACAGCGACAGTAAAAGGGAAGAACAAAACATTATATTTACAG TCTGTTGCTTCAATTGAACAGAGGACACGGCCAAATCTGTCCAAAACCCTGAAGG agctgGAACTGACTGATGGACAAGAAGTGGCTGTAGCTGATGTCACTACACCCCAGACGATGTTGTTCAGACTCTGCTTTACCTCATAG
- the uba3 gene encoding NEDD8-activating enzyme E1 catalytic subunit isoform X2 translates to MAEPDEPMMVDGVTCEWAGRWNHITKFLERPGPFTHPDFEASTQSLKFLLETCKILVIGAGGLGCELLKDLALSGFRNIHVVDMDTIDVSNLNRQFLFRPKDVGQPKAKVASDYINSRVPGCCVVPHFKKIQDLDETFYRQFHIVVCGLDSIVARRWMNGMLLSLLVYEDGIINPGSIIPLIDGGTEGFKGNARVILPGMTACIDCTLELYPPQINFPMCTIATMPRLPEHCIEYVRMLLWPKETPFGDGVALDGDDPEHIQWVYQRSLERAAEFNITGVTYRLTQGVVKRIIPAVASTNAVIAAACATEVFKIASSAYVPLNNYMVFNDVDGLYTYTFEAEQKENCSACSQIPLDLHFSPSSKLQEVLDYLTESASLQMKSPAITATVKGKNKTLYLQSVASIEQRTRPNLSKTLKELELTDGQEVAVADVTTPQTMLFRLCFTS, encoded by the exons ATGGCGGAGCCGGATGAGCC GATGATGGTGGATGGAGTCACCTGTGAGTGGGCGGGTCGATGGAACCATATCACAAAGTTTCTGGAAAGGCCAGGGCCATTCACACATCCGGATTTTGAAGCCAGCACACag TCTTTAAAGTTTCTGTTAGAAACCTGCAAAATCCTGGTCATTGGTGCAGGAGGTCTGGGATGTGAGCTGCTAAAGGACCTG GCTTTGTCTGGCTTTCGCAACATCCATGTTGTTGACATGGACACCATTGATGTTTCCAACCTGAATCGACAGTTCCTTTTCAG GCCAAAAGATGTAGGTCAACCCAAGGCTAAAGTTGCATCTGATTACATCAACAGCCGTGTACCTGGTTGCTGTGTGGTCCC ACATTTTAAGAAAATCCAAGACTTGGATGAAACATTCTACAGAC AATTCCATATAGTTGTCTGTGGACTTGACTCAATAGTGGCTAGGAGGTGGATGAATGGTATGCTG TTGTCTTTGCTAGTGTATGAGGACGGCATTATAAATCCAGGCTCCATCATTCCTCTCATTGATGGTGGTACTGAGGGCTTTAAAGGCAATGCCAGAGTTATTCTACCTGGCATGACAGCTTGCATTGACTGTACACTTGAGCTTTATCCTCCACAG ATTAACTTCCCCATGTGCACAATAGCCACAATGCCTCGTCTGCCAGAACACTGCATTGAGTATGTACGAATGCTGCTGTGGCCCAAAGAGACACCTTTTGGAG ATGGTGTGGCCCTGGATGGAGATGACCCAGAGCACATCCAGTGGGTATACCAGAGATCTCTGGAGAGGGCAGCAGAGTTCAACATAACAGGAGTCACATACAGACTAACACAGG GTGTTGTAAAGAGAATAATCCCCGCTGTAGCATCTACTAATGCTGTCATTGCTG CTGCCTGCGCAACAGAAGTCTTCAAAATAGCATCAAG TGCCTATGTACCTCTCAATAACTACATGGTCTTCAATGATGTTGATGGCCTGTACACCTACACCTTTGAAGCAGAACAGAAG gaAAACTGTTCAGCCTGCAGCCAAATACCTCTGGACCTGCACTTTTCTCCATCTTCCAAACTCCAGGAGGTGTTGGACTATCTGACTGAGAGTGCCTCTCT ACAAATGAAATCACCTGCTATAACAGCGACAGTAAAAGGGAAGAACAAAACATTATATTTACAG TCTGTTGCTTCAATTGAACAGAGGACACGGCCAAATCTGTCCAAAACCCTGAAGG agctgGAACTGACTGATGGACAAGAAGTGGCTGTAGCTGATGTCACTACACCCCAGACGATGTTGTTCAGACTCTGCTTTACCTCATAG
- the tmf1 gene encoding TATA element modulatory factor, whose protein sequence is MSWFNASHLSSFAKQALTTAQKSIDRVLDIKEEDQWSDTTIMPYDDVTLPGKLSLSGGWGMTQWEAPTEEKTTTPPPSSEAITTPVTRTVVDESENFFSAFLSSGDIQGVTKSQVVSVPPSKCQRRPQVKEKKSIEVIPLKDAESEKSEAADKCHESQTSAAENQILESSPVAPYADTILLQPVSPVSSSSDLPCDSDSKTTIVKTDVSSTDSVHSKIEQSQTPSEQHGQLDSPEPSNSEPKSSTPSEPLLVTSSKEVLLEQKDTKVEDRQNDTPSPPVSAFSSGTSTTSDIEVLDHESVLSESSASSRQETGEGKAGLHLMQGSFQLLTASTCGDFPRLEDYPKLTESCGSSSDAFERIDSFSVQSLDSRSVSEVNSDDEIPGSRTLASVTAGPALTVPCQKQESEVVETEGGGEEDEEEGFTESVREQSLDEMEESGRSATPVNSEQPEEVSIQESEANVLSDSTFNAQESITPPITEEMKSVSTVQILEFQKVIDELSSRLEKRESQLLAVSKDKAKLEEECDNLKDEVIGLKEESSTVQSLKDEFTQRIADAERKAQLACKERDIAKKEIKGLREELSTRLNSNNTMEIIKEKEEQIRGLLEEGEKLSKQQLQHSNIIKKLRVKEKESDTKITKQQKKITEQEEELRHLQQVLDGKEEVEKQHRENIKKLNAVVERQEKELSRLQSDSEELQETNRSLQAALDNSYKELADLHKANASKASEVEEAALSRETQAKEQLSLALEKAQEEARIQQEALVNQVADLRLALQRAEQQQARKEDYLREEISELQQRLQEAETRNQELSQSVTSATRPLLRQIENLQASLGGQTASWEKLEKNISDRLADAQAQLAVAVEKERSATEELLSIKSQMASLESQNSLLRQEKARSLAQLEAEKNKREKVEDESNREHVELENLRGEHSRLLEEAKKEKLLLTNQLEMEKMKVEQEKKKCYLAQEALKEKERKAMTHSVGEPPASSTPSLSRSSSISGADNAGLHTSIFSQDDSLDHSLGTMTMSLSGTNLYEVARLSGGSSIMENLQSQLKLREGEIAQLQLEITSLERSRSVMAEELVRLTNQNDEMDEKVKEIPKLKIQLKDLEQRHNTILQMYGEKAEEAEELRLDLEDVKNMYKTQIDELLKNQK, encoded by the exons ATGAGTTGGTTCAACGCATCTCACCTGTCTAGCTTCGCTAAACAAGCTTTAACAACAGCTCAGAAGTCAATAGACCGTGTTCTGGATATCAAAGAAGAGGACCAATGGAGTGACACAACCATAATGCCGTACGACG ATGTCACGTTACCTGGAAAGCTTTCATTAAGTGGAGGATGGGGAATGACACAATGGGAGGCGCCCACTGAAGAAAAGACcaccactcctcctccttcttcagaGGCAATTACTACTCCTGTCACTCGTACTGTTGTGGATGAATCTGAAAACTTTTTCAGTGCCTTTCTGTCATCCGGAGATATACAAGGTGTCACCAAATCACAGGTAGTGTCGGTACCTCCTTCCAAGTGTCAAAGGCGTCCACaagtgaaggagaagaaaagcaTCGAGGTTATCCCCCTAAAAGATGCTGAGAGTGAAAagtctgaagcagctgataagTGTCAtgagagtcagacatctgctgctgaGAACCAGATTTTGGAGTCCTCACCAGTAGCACCTTATGCAGACACTATTCTTCTGCAACCAGTTTCTCCTGTTTCTTCTTCCAGCGATCTTCCTTGTGACTCTGACAGTAAAACAACCATTGTAAAAACAGATGTTAGCTCAACAGATTCTGTACACTCAAAAATAGAACAGTCACAGACTCCATCAGAACAACACGGACAGCTGGATTCACCTGAACCTTCCAACTCTGAACCTAAGAGCTCAACCCCTTCTGAGCCTTTGCTTGTCACATCATCTAAGGAAGTACTCCTAGagcaaaaagacacaaaggtGGAGGATCGCCAAAATGATACACCCTCTCCTCCAGTCAGTGCGTTCTCCTCAGGAACCTCTACCACCAGTGACATTGAAGTGCTTGATCATGAGAGTGTGTTGAGTGAGAGCTCAGCCAGCTCAAGACAAGAAACTGGTGAGGGAAAAGCCGGCCTTCACCTAATGCAGGGCTCCTTCCAGCTTCTCACTGCCTCCACCTGTGGAGATTTCCCCAGACTGGAGGACTACCCTAAACTCACAGAGAGCTGTGGTTCCTCCTCGGATGCATTTGAGCGTATTGATTCCTTTAGTGTGCAGTCACTGGATAGCCGCAGTGTTAGCGAGGtcaactcagatgatgagatcCCGGGCAGCCGAACTCTAGCGTCTGTCACTGCGGGCCCTGCTTTAACAGTGCCATGTCAGAAACAGGAAAGTGAAGTGGTGGAGACGGAAGGTGGGggagaagaggatgaagaagagggatTCACTGAATCAGTGAGAGAGCAGTCGCTGGATGAGATGGAGGAGAGTGGACGAAGTGCAACGCCTGTGAATAGTGAGCAGCCAGAAGAAGTGTCAATTCAGGAATCTGAAGCTAATGTCCTGTCTGATTCCACCTTCAATGCTCAAGAGTCGATCACGCCACCGATCACTGAAGAGATGAAAAGTGTCTCAACAGTTCAGATACTGGAGTTTCAAAAG GTTATTGATGAGCTGTCAAGTCGCCTCGAGAAGAGAGAGTCTCAGCTGCTGGCAGTTAGCAAAGACAAGGCCAagctggaggaggagtgtgATAATCTGAAAGA TGAAGTGATTGGCTTGAAGGAAGAGAGCTCCACTGTTCAGTCCTTAAAAGATGAGTTCACCCAGCGTATTGCGGATGCAGAACGGAAGGCACAGCTGGCCTGCAAAGAAAGAGACATAGCCAAAAAG GAGATAAAGGGCTTAAGAGAGGAGCTTTCTACGAGACTAAACTCCAATAACACAATGGAGATCatcaaagagaaggaggagcagatcAGAGGTTTACTGGAAGAAG GTGAAAAGCTGtccaagcagcagctgcagcacagcaacaTCATCAAGAAACTGCGCGTGAAGGAAAAGGAGAGTGACACAAAGATCACTAAGCAACAGAAGAAaatcacagagcaggaggaagagctcAGACACCTGCAGCAG GTTCTAGATGGTAAAGAGGAAGTGGAAAAacagcacagggagaacatCAAGAAGCTGAATGCTGTGGTGGAGCGCCAGGAGAAGGAGCTGAGCAGGCTGCAGTCTGActctgaggagctgcaggagacaAACAGGAGTCTCCAGGCTGCTTTAGACAACTCTTACAA GGAGCTGGCAGATCTTCACAAGGCAAATGCCAGCAAAGCCAGTGAAGTAGAAGAGGCAGCTCTGAGCAGGGAGACACAGGCCAAAGAGCAGCTGAGTCTGGCTCTTGAGAAAGCCCAGGAGGAGGCCAGGATACAACAGGAGGCACTGGTCAACCAG GTGGCTGATCTGAGGCTTGCTCTGCAgagagctgagcagcagcaggctaGAAAAGAAGATTACTTGAGGGAAGAAATCAGTGAGCTTCAGCAG AGACTTCAGGAGGCAGAGACAAGGAACCAGGAGCTCAGCCAGAGTGTCACCTCAGCCACACGGCCCCTGCTGCGACAGATTGAAAATCTGCAGGCCTCACTGGGTGGACAAACCGCTTCCTGGGAAAAACTTGAGAAGAATATTTCTGACAGGCTAG CTGATGCCCAGGCACAGCTGGCTGTTGCTGTAGAGAAGGAGCGATCAGCAACAGAGGAACTGTTGTCCATCAAGTCTCAGATGGCTTCTTTGGAATCCCAGAATTCCTTGCTCCGCCAGGAAAAAGCCAGGTCCCTGGCACAGCTTGAGGCCGAGaagaacaagagagagaaagtggaggATGAAAGCAACCG GGAACATGTTGAGTTGGAAAATCTGCGAGGAGAACACAGTCGGTTGCTAGAAGAGGCCAAGAAAGAAAAG CTGCTCCTGACCAATCAGCTAGAAATGGAGAAGATGAAGGTggaacaagaaaagaaaaaatgctACTTGGCACAAGAGGCACTCAAGGAAAAG GAACGCAAAGCAATGACCCACTCAGTCGGAGAGCCTCCAGCATCTTCCACACCTTCCCTGTCCCGCTCTAGCTCCATCAGTGGAGCAGACAATGCTGGGCTGCACACTTCTATTTTTTCCCAG GATGACTCTTTAGACCACTCCTTGGGCACCATGACCATGTCACTGAGTGGGACCAATCTTTATGAGGTTGCCAGATTATCTGGAGGCTCTAGCATCATGGAGAACCttcaatctcaactcaaactgAGAGAAGGAGAGATTGCACAGCTGCAG CTTGAGATCACCAGTCTGGAGAGGAGCCGCTCTGTGATGGCAGAGGAACTAGTTCGACTCACAAATCAAAATGATGAGATGGATGAGAAGGTGAAGGAAATCCCCAAGCTGAAAATTCAGCTCAAG gattTGGAGCAAAGACACAACACCATCCTGCAGATGTATGGAGAAAAGGCTGAGGAAGCAGAAGAGCTGAGACTGGATCTGGAAGATGTAAAGAATATGTACAAAACCCAGATTGATGAGCTGCTGAAGAACCAGAAATAA